From Synchiropus splendidus isolate RoL2022-P1 chromosome 10, RoL_Sspl_1.0, whole genome shotgun sequence, the proteins below share one genomic window:
- the mitd1 gene encoding MIT domain-containing protein 1: MSQNHVSGMEASAVSVLKRAVELDQSGRLQESLVCYQEGIQLLIDVLKVVKDETKRGHYRDKIKRYMDRAEQIKNHVSQLKEDGKYHEQIKIAEEATGYSYEALFKPYISSALTEVWVEDPYIRHTHQLYNFLRFCEMLLKASCQVKTVHLLTSQDEADSKQQSSALAEVKESLASHGVTLDLQFSTSIHDREIRFDNGWIIKIGRGLDYFKRPKGRFSVGYCDYDLRPCQETTVDIFHTKHTKTL; encoded by the exons ATGAGTCAGAACCATGTGTCGGGAATGGAGGCGTCCGCAGTCTCGGTCCTGAAGCGGGCGGTGGAGCTGGACCAGAGCGGGCGCCTGCAGGAGTCTCTGGTCTGCTACCAGGAAGGAATCCAGCTCCTCATAGACGTCCTCAAAG TCGTGAAAGATGAGACCAAGAGAGGACACTACAGGGACAAGATCAAACGGTACATGGACCGAGCTGAGCAGATCAAAAACCACGTCAGCCAGTTGAAAGAAG ATGGCAAGTACCACGAGCAGATCAAAATAGCAGAGGAGGCCACTGGATACAGCTACGAGGCTTTGTTCAAACCCTACATCAGCAGTGCTTTGACGGAGGTCTGGGTGGAAGATCCTTAtatcagacacacacatcag ctgtaCAACTTCCTCCGATTTTGTGAGATGCTTTTAAAAGCCTCCTGCCAGGTGAAAACGGTGCACCTGCTCACCTCACAGGACGAG GCCGACAGCAAACAGCAGAGCAGCGCTCTGGCTGAGGTGAAAGAAAGCCTGGCCAGTCATGGAGTGACTCTGGACCTTCAGTTTTCCACTAGCATCCACGACCGGGAGATCAG GTTCGACAACGGCTGGATTATCAAGATAGGTCGAGGGCTGGATTACTTCAAAAGACCTAAA GGCCGATTCTCTGTTGGATACTGCGACTACGACCTGCGTCCGTGCCAGGAGACGACCGTGGACATATTTCACACTAAACACACTAAAACACTCTGA
- the mrpl30 gene encoding 39S ribosomal protein L30, mitochondrial — protein MSGLCRGLKSGSLRSLSEETLSRCLWFVSKRTKFHKSRIPKELLAQRSQEHDKYGGDPEQPHKLHVVTRVKSVIGRPYWEKDMVKHLGLTKPHYPVIHKNTQSVNDQLKFIKHLVKIQPLKTPHGLPSEQDMADSFINSKGELIVRRLLQPVDTKAVES, from the exons ATGTCAGGTCTGTGTCGCGGTCTGAAGTCTGGATCTCTGAGG AGTCTATCAGAAGAAACACTTTCTCGATGCCTTTGGTTTGTTTCCAAACGCACCAAGTTTCACAAATCGAGGATACCGAAGGAG CTCTTGGCTCAGAGGTCACAGGAACATGACAAGTACGGTGGTGACCCGGAGCAACCTCACAAACTCCACGTTGTGACGCGAGTGAAAAGTGTGATTGGACGGCCGTACTGGGAGAAAGACATGGTCAAACACCTCGGCCTCACCAAG CCTCACTATCCTGTCATCCACAAGAACACACAGTCGGTCAACGATCAGCTCAAGTTCATCAAGCACCTGGTGAA GATCCAGCCGCTCAAGACTCCGCATGGTCTCCCTTCTGAGCAGGACATGGCCGACTCCTTCATTAACAGCAAAGGAGAGTTGATAGTTCGACGCCTGCTGCAGCCCGTGGACACCAAAGCTGTGGAGTCATAG
- the txndc9 gene encoding thioredoxin domain-containing protein 9 produces the protein MANQSMDILAKVLEQSAKIMEEQVDAQLSKLNEMDDDDLERLKEKRLEALKKSQKQKQEWLSKGHGEYREIASEKDFFGEVKESKNVVCHFYKSSTFRCKILDKHLAILAKKHVETKFIKLNVEKAPFLTERLRIKFIPTLALLIDGKTKDYVVGFTDLGNTDEFSTETLEWRLGTADVINYSGNLMEPPSTAQKSSSKFTKVEKKTIRGRGYDTDSDDDDD, from the exons ATGGCCAACCAGTCGATGGACATCTTGGCCAAAGTGCTGGAGCAGTCCGCCAAGATCatggaggagcaggtggacGCTCAGTTGAGCAAGCTGAATGAAATGGACGATGATGATCTGGAGCGGCTGAAAGAGAAGCGACTGGAGGCCTTGAAGAAGTCACAGAAACAAAAGCAG GAATGGCTCTCCAAGGGCCACGGAGAGTATCGAGAGATTGCCAGTGAGAAAGATTTCTTCGGTGAGGTGAAGGAAAGCAAAAATGTGGTCTGCCATTTCTACAAAAGTTCCACCTTCAG GTGCAAGATTCTGGACAAGCACCTGGCCATCTTGGCAAAGAAGCACGTGGAGACAAAATTCATCAAGCTCAACGTAGAGAAGGCGCCGTTTCTGACGGAGCGACTGCGGATCAAGTTCATCCCCACGCTGGCTCTGCTGATCGACGGCAAGACGAAGGATTACGTGGTGGGCTTCACGGACCTGGGGAACACGGACGAGTTCTCCACAGAGACGCTGGAGTGGAGGCTCGGCACCGCAGACGTCATCAACTACAG CGGCAACCTGATGGAGCCCCCGAGCACGGCGCAGAAATCCAGCTCCAAGTTCACCAAGGTGGAGAAGAAAACCATCAGAGGGCGTGGCTACGACACAGACtctgacgacgacgacgactaa
- the rev1 gene encoding DNA repair protein REV1 has protein sequence MSRDAWSKKRAKASDDNGWQERGGYMAAKKSKLEEQFKLDAPKEKQKEGTCSKIFSGVSIYVNGYTDPSADELRRIMMLHGGQFHVYYSRFKTTHIIANNLPNSKIQDLKEQKVIRPDWITDSVKAGRLLPWLEYQLYAKHKGPLFRGVKVQEQSSSSHQNSSVPKQGSPHNHVADQQVASERRQSAHLQTQLPSHSEPVKPTHKPQLSALTTPHSSLQQQKKDQPEPRSSVSCISPQGSCSEKLNGLFPTSTMDSAVNNMQECRTDASPPLTNGHAPHVNGALNSEDLSPVESTTMQVSNIKPDPYEFPSSPPKPSPVCQEPGSQEEVTEAIKATEGQTPSQLHTSSLSPAFHSRPPIRINGSHHNALSSYPVSVAEVAVKPHPPTDRMPSSEAQLLAQTGGLISEFYSHSRLHQISTWRTGFSEYVNELHSKRKSTSSTSFPGKEKLRKLMAQRSTGSQGAPAVKSCIFHVDMDCFFVSVGIRHRPDLKGKPVAVTSNRGQTKVPARPGTDPQLERQLFQKKFPPAQPDEDDLDHSGDAPANGVDTEATLSMAEIASCSYEARQAGVRNGMFFGKAKQLCPTLQSVPYDFDAYKEVALTMYETLAGYTHDIEALSCDEVLIDTTALLGELVISPEDLARAIRADIKEKTGCCASVGMGSNILLARLSTRKAKPDGQYFLKSEEVDDFIRDLSVTSLPGVGPVMGRKLAAFGVRTCGDLQQVSLSQLQKKFGPRTGQTLFRFCRGLDDRPVRYEKERKSVSAEMNYNIRFKKVDETECFLSNLSMEVQKRLQDAGLRGRRVTLKVMVRKEGAPVEPSKYGGHGICDHLAKTVMLAQSTDSGQLIAAAVIKLFHTMKLRVEDLRGIGIQVQLLEGNQRVCHNANGLRTRSIKDLLLGPSNRDTASRQEKSSPVTPSSSSLHHPGPEPQPGTSREKNQCVQTPKQSRKHLNFSIEVPSPSQVDRSVLDALPAELREQVEQSWTFRDVRPNHHHLPSLQEQRPPSPPKSRPPSPPPASGPARTLVLQFPNQPDNPGLVLQLPNFSQVDPEVFAALPKELQEELKSAYSHVTNNQPQVKTCAAEPKNPLLQLKQSVGRVKRRYKRKNVSPAKRNPSPLKKHSPKKTLPPLKPREPVNTIKTENAASTSSAEQEEPESVAKFNPLPAPALAGASDLADIKTLLREWVTTIADPMEEDILQVVKYCTDLVEYKDLEQLDLIVKYMKRLMQQSVESVWSMAFDFILDNVQVVLQQVYGSTLKLT, from the exons ATGAGTCGAGATGCTTGGTCAAAGAAGAGAGCCAAAGCCAGTGATGACAATGGTTGGCAGGAGAGG GGCGGCTACATGGCAGCGAAGAAGTCCAAACTGGAGGAGCAGTTCAAACTTGATGCTcccaaagagaaacagaaagaaGGAACCTGCTCCAAGATTTTTAGCGGAGTGTCCATTTACGTCAACGGATACACAG ATCCCAGTGCAGATGAGCTTCGCAGGATCATGATGCTGCACGGCGGACAGTTCCACGTCTACTACTCGCGCTTCAAAACCACACACATCATCGCTAATAACTTGCCTAACAGCAAAATCCAGGActtgaaagagcaaaaagtgaTCCGGCCTGATTGGATCACGGACAG CGTCAAGGCTGGGCGTCTGCTGCCGTGGCTGGAGTACCAGTTgtatgccaaacataaaggacCTCTATTCCGTGGAGTGAAGGTGCAGGAGCAGTCTTCCTCCAGCCATCAGAACAGCTCTGTCCCCAAACAAGGAAGCCCTCACAATCATGTAGCTGACCAGCAGGTCGCTTCTGAGCGCAGACAGAGTGCTCATTTACAAACCCAGTTGCCGTCTCATTCAGAGCCGGTGAAGCCCACGCATAAGCCTCAGCTGTCGGCTCTCACAACACCTCATTCaagtctgcagcagcagaaaaaagatCAACCGGAACCTCGGAGCAGCGTGTCCTGCATCTCTCCACAGGGATCCTGCAGCGAGAAGCT AAATGGATTGTTTCCAACCTCGACGATGGATTCAGCAGTGAATAATATGCAGGAGTGCAGGACAGACGCGTCGCCTCCTCTGACCAATGGACATGCTCCTCATGTAAACGGTGCCTTAAACTCGGAGGACTTGTCTCCTGTTGAGTCGACCACCATGCAAGTTTCAAATATAAAACCGGATCCATACGAGTTTCCGAGCAGTCCCCCAAAACCGTCCCCCGTCTGTCAAGAGCCAGGCAGCCAGGAAGAAGTCACAGAAGCCATAAAAGCAACCGAAGGCCAAACACCCTCGCAACTTCacacctcctctctgtctccggCGTTTCATTCACGTCCTCCCATCCGGATAAACGGAAGTCACCACAATGCCTTGTCATCGTACCCCGTCTCTGTGGCTGAGGTGGCGGTCAAACCTCATCCTCCCACTGATCGGATGCCGTCTTCTGAGGCTCAACTGCTGGCACAAACGGGCGGCTTGATTTCGGAGTTCTACTCGCACTCGCGATTGCATCAGATCTCCACGTGGAGGACTGGATTTTCCGAGTACGTCAACGAACTGCACAGCAAGCGGAAGTCCACCTCAAGCACTTCCTTCCCAGGGAAAGAAAAACTGAGGAAGCTGATGGCCCAGCGATCGACAGGCAGTCAAG GAGCGCCTGCTGTCAAGTCTTGTATTTTTCAtgtggacatggactgtttcttCGTCTCGGTTGGGATCCGCCACCGACCAGACCTCAAAG GAAAGCCTGTAGCCGTTACCAGCAACCGTGGGCAGACCAAGGTCCCTGCCCGCCCGGGGACCGACCCCCAGCTGGAACGACAGTTGTTCCAGAAGAAATTCCCTCCGGCTCAACCAG ATGAAGACGATCTGGATCACAGCGGCGACGCTCCTGCTAACGGAGTGGACACCGAAGCAACACTTTCAATGGCTGAGATTGCCTCCTGCAGTTACGAGGCCAG GCAGGCTGGCGTGAGGAACGGAATGTTTTTCGGCAAAGCTAAGCAGCTGTGCCCGACCCTGCAGTCGGTCCCGTATGATTTCGACGCGTATAAAGAGGTGGCGCTCACCATGTACGAGACTCTGGCTGG ctaCACACACGACATTGAGGCTCTCAGCTGTGACGAAGTCCTGATTGACACCACAGCTCTTCTGGGGGAACTGGTCATCAGCCCAGAGGACCTGGCCAGAGCCATCAGAGCCGACATCAAGGAGAAGACCGGCTGCTGTGCTTCAGTTGGAATGG GCTCCAACATCTTACTGGCTCGACTCTCCACACGGAAAGCAAAACCTGATGGACAGTACTTTCTGAAGTCAGAGGAGGTGGATGATTTTATAAGGGACCTCTCAGTGACCAGTTTACCAG GTGTGGGACCCGTGATGGGCAGAAAGCTGGCTGCGTTTGGAGTGCGGACTTGTGGAGACCTCCAACAGGTTTCCCTGTCTCAGCTGCAAAAGAAGTTTGGACCACGAACAGGTCAAACCCTCTTCCGGTTCTGCCGAGGGCTCGACGACCGCCCTGTCCGTTACGAAAAGGAAAGGAAGTCGGTCTCGGCAGAGATGAATTACAACATCCGCTTCAAGAAG GTGGACGAGACCGAGTGTTTTCTGTCCAATCTATCCATGGAGGTGCAGAAACGGTTGCAAGATGCCGGACTTCGAGGTCGCAGAGTCACACTCAAGGTCATGGTTCGCAAGGAAGGAGCGCCAGTGGAGCCGTCGAAATACGGGGGCCACGGGATATGCGATCACCTCGCCAA GACTGTGATGCTGGCTCAGTCCACCGACAGCGGTCAACTCATTGCTGCCGCCGTCATAAAGCTTTTCCACACAATGAAGCTGCGGGTGGAGGACTTGAGAGGGATCGGCATCCAGGTTCAACTGCTTGAGGGGAATCAGAGGGTCTGTCACAACGCCAACGGGCTGCGGACTCGCTCCATCAAAGACCTTCTACTCGGACCCAGTAACCGAG ACACGGCGAGCCGTCAGGAAAAGTCTTCCCCAGTCACCCCATCCTCCAGCTCCCTCCACCACCCAGGACCCGAGCCACAGCCAGGaaccagcagagagaagaaccaGTGCGTCCAAACGCCAAAACAATCGCGGAAACATCTCAACTTCAGCATCGAAGTTCCCTCGCCGTCGCAG GTGGACCGTTCTGTTTTGGATGCtcttccagctgagctcagaGAGCAGGTGGAGCAGTCGTGGACCTTTAGAGACGTGAGACCAAATCACCACCATTTACCAAGTCTGCAGGAACAAAGACCTCCGAGTCCACCAAAGAGCCGTCCAccttctccacctccagccTCTGGTCCTGCCCGAACGCTTGTTCTTCAGTTCCCTAACCAGCCAGACAACCCAGGACTCGTCCTGCAGCTCCCCAACTTCTCACAG GTGGATCCAGAGGTTTTCGCTGCTCTTCCAAAAGAGCTCCAAGAGGAACTGAAGTCGGCCTACAGCCACGTAACCAACAACCAGCCTCAAGTTAAAACCTGTGCTGCGGAGCCCAAGAAtccgctgctgcagctcaaacAGTCCGTTGGTCGAGTGAAACGGCGCTACAAGAGGAAGAACGTCAGCCCTGCGAAAAGAAACCCTTCTCCTCTGAAGAAGCACAGCCCGAAGAAAACGCTGCCTCCGCTGAAACCTCGCGAGCCGGTCAACACAATCAAG ACTGAAAACGCTGCCTCCACGTCGTCAGCGGAGCAGGAGGAACCAGAGTCCGTGGCCAAGTTCAACCCACTTCCGGCTCCTGCACTGGCCGGCGCCTCCGACCTGGCGGATATTAAGACTCTGCTGCGAGAGTGGGTGACCACGATCGCAG ACCCCATGGAGGAGGACATCCTGCAGGTGGTGAAGTACTGCACTGACCTGGTGGAGTATAAAGACCTGGAGCAGCTGGATTTGATTGTCAAGTACATGAAAAG ACTCATGCAGCAGTCGGTGGAGTCCGTCTGGAGCATGGCTTTCGACTTCATCCTGGACAACGTGCAGGTGGTTCTGCAGCAAGTTTACGGTAGCACACTGAAGCTGACATGA